One window from the genome of Leptospirillum ferriphilum encodes:
- the arc gene encoding proteasome ATPase, producing the protein MSRKPEDEGRNAEPFVTPRDARTDGPADPDVERLHQRIHLLERHVEEQSEYQSLLETASAMNKKLEETLRKARDEIRVLKDEIAKLTSPPNTFATLDTLYPDRREADIYVSGRKMRVQTSTDLDLSTLSHGEPVLLNEAFNIIGPAPSEKQGEIVYVKEILDSGRIIVSGESGVDRAAILSRSLPASLLTVGDHVMMDQRSGIILEKLPKSEVGQVVLEEIPDVSFEDIGGLDEELEIVRDAVELPFLYPDLFKEYHLPPPKGVLLYGPPGCGKTLIAKAVANSVGRRMEQVHGQDARSYFLHVKGPELLNKYVGESERQIREVFARAREKAREGVPVIVFFDEMDSLFRTRGSGVSSDMESTIVPQFLAEIDGVERLRNVIVIGASNRQDLIDPAILRPGRLDVRVRIDRPNEAKAKMIFAKYFRAAIPLSREVLSQFGQDRQKAVESLIDQAVTRMYAQTEENRFLEVTYANGEKEVLYFKDFASGAMIEGIMARAKKEAIKREIRDPGSRGLQLEDILQGIRREYQENEDLPNTTNPDDWARIAGRKSERISHVKTLAGRSPKARPIETVPAGHYL; encoded by the coding sequence ATGTCACGGAAACCTGAAGACGAAGGAAGAAACGCGGAGCCATTCGTGACTCCCAGAGATGCCCGGACGGACGGTCCTGCCGATCCGGATGTCGAACGCCTGCACCAGCGCATCCATCTCCTTGAGCGCCATGTCGAGGAGCAGTCCGAGTACCAGAGTCTTCTCGAGACGGCTTCCGCCATGAACAAAAAGCTCGAGGAAACGCTCCGGAAAGCCCGTGACGAGATCCGGGTCCTGAAGGACGAAATCGCCAAGCTCACCTCTCCTCCGAATACGTTCGCCACCCTCGACACTCTTTACCCGGACCGCCGGGAAGCGGATATCTATGTGTCCGGACGGAAGATGCGTGTCCAGACGTCGACCGATCTCGATCTGTCGACGTTGTCTCACGGTGAGCCGGTTCTCCTGAACGAGGCCTTCAATATCATCGGCCCCGCTCCCTCGGAAAAGCAGGGCGAAATTGTCTACGTCAAGGAAATTCTGGATTCCGGCCGTATCATCGTCAGCGGAGAATCGGGTGTGGACAGGGCGGCGATTCTCTCCCGCTCCCTTCCCGCCTCCCTCCTGACCGTCGGCGATCACGTCATGATGGACCAGAGGAGCGGCATCATCCTGGAAAAACTTCCCAAGAGCGAAGTCGGACAGGTCGTTCTCGAGGAAATTCCGGATGTCAGCTTCGAGGACATCGGCGGTCTCGACGAAGAGCTGGAGATCGTCCGGGATGCGGTCGAGCTTCCTTTTCTGTACCCGGACCTTTTCAAGGAATATCATCTTCCGCCGCCCAAGGGCGTCCTCCTCTACGGACCCCCCGGGTGCGGAAAGACACTGATCGCCAAGGCGGTGGCAAACTCCGTCGGCCGCCGGATGGAACAAGTCCACGGCCAGGACGCCCGGTCCTATTTTTTGCATGTCAAGGGTCCGGAACTTCTGAACAAGTATGTCGGCGAGTCGGAGCGCCAGATTCGCGAAGTGTTCGCCCGGGCCAGGGAAAAAGCCCGGGAAGGCGTTCCGGTCATCGTCTTCTTCGATGAGATGGATTCCCTGTTCCGCACGCGGGGATCCGGGGTCTCTTCGGATATGGAAAGCACGATCGTTCCGCAGTTTCTGGCCGAGATCGACGGTGTGGAGAGGCTTCGGAACGTGATTGTCATCGGAGCTTCAAACCGGCAGGACTTGATTGATCCGGCCATCCTCCGCCCGGGGCGTCTCGACGTCCGGGTCCGGATTGACCGCCCGAACGAAGCCAAGGCCAAGATGATCTTTGCCAAGTATTTCCGGGCGGCCATTCCCCTGTCCCGGGAGGTTCTGTCCCAGTTCGGGCAGGATCGGCAGAAGGCGGTGGAATCCCTCATCGACCAGGCCGTAACCCGGATGTATGCGCAGACGGAAGAAAATCGTTTTCTGGAGGTGACATACGCCAATGGGGAAAAAGAAGTCCTGTATTTCAAGGATTTCGCAAGCGGCGCCATGATCGAGGGGATCATGGCCAGGGCCAAAAAGGAAGCGATCAAGAGGGAAATCCGGGATCCGGGTTCCCGGGGGCTGCAGCTCGAAGACATTCTGCAGGGCATCCGGAGAGAGTACCAGGAGAACGAAGACCTTCCGAACACGACGAATCCGGACGACTGGGCCCGGATCGCGGGAAGAAAGAGCGAGCGGATTTCCCACGTCAAGACGCTGGCGGGACGCTCGCCCAAGGCCCGGCCCATCGAAACGGTGCCGGCGGGACATTACCTCTAA
- a CDS encoding proteasome accessory factor PafA2 family protein, producing MTQGPNDRIAGIVGTEVEYGLSWANRTPEDPERLSTELIGHVPEACHAPVLWDYENEDPRHDARGFLVEGDRENPDEDDNRSLNKPLYNGGRLYVDGAHPEYSGPECASIRDVVRYEKAGDRMLAACQAALSGLHAGGPPLLVLKNNADGKGNSWGYHENYLLPRSLPFDTLARKISSHLVTRVLFCGSGKLGSDLDPSKSGTYFLSQRAEFFEIPMGLSTMVHRSVVNTRDEPHSDRTLYRRFHVITGDSNLSEISTYLKVGTTSLVLRALEAGALDPPVFSDWVDAFRRVGADMSLRTGLALDNGKTMTALECQEVLASQVRRFLEQEGMDAESADLLGRWEKILEALRQGSPLVERTVDWAIKWSVLSRYSEKKGWAMTDSRLKMLDFQYHDLRPEKSIFQMLENTGQVDRLVDPMEVEEALGRPPSETRAYFRGEMLRRFLPRVHAVSWSSVVVDPGEGPLKRLALGDPWKGTQKRVGALMGKAGSVEDLLKALNPLPSGE from the coding sequence GTGACACAAGGCCCAAACGACAGGATTGCCGGTATCGTCGGCACCGAAGTCGAGTACGGCTTGTCCTGGGCGAACCGGACTCCGGAGGACCCGGAAAGGCTCTCGACGGAACTGATCGGGCATGTTCCGGAGGCCTGCCACGCGCCGGTCCTCTGGGATTATGAAAATGAGGACCCCCGCCACGATGCCCGGGGTTTTCTGGTCGAAGGCGACCGGGAAAACCCGGATGAGGACGACAACCGTTCCCTGAACAAGCCTCTCTACAATGGCGGGCGTCTCTATGTCGACGGAGCTCATCCGGAGTACTCCGGACCCGAATGCGCTTCCATCCGGGACGTCGTCCGTTACGAAAAGGCCGGGGACCGCATGCTCGCGGCCTGTCAGGCGGCCCTGTCCGGACTTCATGCAGGGGGACCGCCCCTTCTGGTTCTGAAGAACAATGCGGACGGAAAGGGAAATTCCTGGGGATACCACGAAAACTATCTTCTCCCCCGCTCCCTGCCTTTCGATACGCTGGCCCGGAAAATCTCCTCGCATCTGGTCACCCGCGTCCTTTTTTGCGGTTCGGGCAAGCTGGGTTCGGATCTGGACCCCTCGAAATCCGGAACGTATTTTCTCTCTCAGAGAGCGGAGTTTTTCGAGATTCCCATGGGGCTCTCGACCATGGTCCACCGTTCGGTGGTGAATACCCGGGACGAACCGCATTCCGACCGGACCCTTTACCGTCGGTTCCACGTGATCACCGGGGATTCGAATCTCTCCGAGATTTCGACGTACCTGAAAGTCGGCACCACATCGCTGGTTCTGCGGGCTCTTGAAGCCGGGGCGTTGGATCCGCCGGTCTTCTCCGACTGGGTCGACGCCTTCCGTCGGGTGGGAGCGGACATGTCCCTCAGGACAGGGCTGGCGCTCGACAACGGCAAGACCATGACCGCCCTGGAATGTCAGGAGGTTCTTGCTTCCCAGGTGCGCCGCTTTCTCGAACAGGAAGGCATGGATGCCGAGTCGGCCGATCTTCTGGGACGGTGGGAAAAGATTCTGGAGGCGCTCCGGCAGGGTTCCCCGCTTGTGGAGAGAACCGTGGACTGGGCCATCAAGTGGTCCGTCCTGTCGCGCTATTCCGAAAAAAAAGGATGGGCGATGACGGATTCCCGTCTCAAGATGCTGGATTTCCAGTACCATGATCTTCGTCCGGAAAAAAGTATTTTCCAGATGCTCGAAAACACCGGCCAGGTGGATCGTCTTGTCGATCCGATGGAAGTGGAGGAGGCCCTCGGCCGTCCCCCTTCGGAAACCCGGGCGTATTTCCGGGGAGAAATGCTGCGCCGGTTTTTGCCCCGCGTCCACGCGGTGAGCTGGAGTTCTGTCGTGGTGGACCCGGGGGAAGGCCCCCTGAAAAGGCTGGCTCTGGGAGATCCCTGGAAAGGAACCCAGAAAAGGGTGGGGGCTCTGATGGGCAAGGCCGGTTCGGTGGAGGATCTTCTGAAAGCCCTGAATCCTCTTCCGTCCGGAGAGTGA
- a CDS encoding ubiquitin-like protein Pup, whose translation MATKDSETKKQSGSTSSREDQEPEAQASARVRQKADEVRDEADALVDQIDEILEENAETFVKSFIQKGGE comes from the coding sequence ATGGCAACGAAAGACAGCGAAACCAAAAAACAGTCGGGTTCAACATCCAGTCGCGAAGATCAGGAACCGGAAGCCCAGGCTTCCGCACGGGTGCGTCAGAAAGCCGATGAGGTTCGGGATGAGGCGGATGCGCTGGTGGACCAGATCGACGAGATTCTGGAAGAGAACGCGGAAACGTTCGTCAAGTCTTTTATCCAGAAAGGTGGCGAATAG
- the prcB gene encoding proteasome subunit beta yields the protein MIPFREGSPLWGGSSFVELLHRVRPENPPLSYVLSGGGEKVSPGFSGSPSPLPVWHGTTVLALTTRTGVVMAADRQASEGYQVADRAIQKIFPVDRTSAVAIAGAAGPAIEMARLFRVEIEHYEKLEGVALSLLGKANKLGQMVRDHLPLALQGLLVVPLYAGYDTRSGTGRIFKYDAAGGRYEEDTFHSNGSGGLFARNVLKMLYHPGMEEAEAVSTALRALYEAADDDLATGGADFVRGIYPLVHVIDRQGVREVPSSDVARVLEDISTNLKRRVTP from the coding sequence TTGATTCCATTCAGGGAAGGGTCCCCGTTGTGGGGGGGATCGTCGTTTGTCGAACTGTTGCACCGGGTTCGCCCGGAAAACCCTCCCCTGTCTTACGTTCTGTCCGGGGGAGGGGAAAAGGTTTCGCCCGGTTTTTCAGGAAGTCCGTCTCCCCTGCCTGTATGGCACGGGACGACCGTTCTGGCGTTGACGACCCGGACGGGTGTCGTCATGGCGGCGGACCGCCAGGCATCCGAGGGGTATCAGGTTGCGGACCGGGCTATCCAGAAGATTTTTCCCGTGGACCGCACGTCGGCCGTGGCGATCGCGGGAGCGGCCGGTCCGGCCATCGAAATGGCACGCCTCTTCCGGGTGGAGATCGAGCATTATGAAAAGCTCGAAGGGGTTGCCCTGTCCCTCCTCGGAAAAGCGAACAAGCTTGGACAGATGGTCCGGGACCATCTGCCTCTGGCCCTGCAGGGTCTCCTGGTGGTTCCCCTGTATGCGGGATACGACACCCGGTCGGGCACAGGCCGTATTTTCAAGTATGACGCCGCCGGAGGGCGATACGAGGAAGACACCTTCCATTCCAACGGTTCGGGAGGGCTGTTCGCCCGGAACGTCCTCAAAATGCTCTATCATCCCGGGATGGAAGAGGCCGAAGCGGTGTCGACGGCCCTCCGTGCCCTCTACGAGGCGGCGGACGACGATCTCGCGACGGGAGGAGCCGATTTTGTCCGGGGGATCTATCCCCTTGTCCATGTCATCGACCGGCAGGGGGTCCGGGAGGTGCCATCATCGGACGTGGCCCGGGTGCTGGAAGACATCAGCACAAACCTGAAAAGGCGGGTGACTCCATGA
- the prcA gene encoding proteasome subunit alpha gives MTMPFYVSPEQFLQDKAEYAKKGISRGRSIAVLEVVEGILLVADNSSHALHKISEIYDRVAFAGVGKYSEFENLRKAGIRYADLKGFMYSREDVTGRSLANAYSELLGNAFSQEMKPMEVEILLADLGTDDRPNEIYRISFDGSIFDESLVSVVGGRSDQLKTFLKERVRPGVTLREGLSLVRSGFLEQNENGHPVMNIEAAILERSATGRCFRRFSPEEVSRLLSTDP, from the coding sequence ATGACGATGCCGTTTTATGTGTCTCCCGAGCAGTTCCTGCAGGACAAGGCGGAGTATGCCAAGAAAGGCATCAGCCGGGGTCGTTCGATTGCCGTTCTGGAGGTGGTCGAAGGAATCCTTCTGGTGGCGGACAACTCGAGCCATGCCCTCCACAAGATCTCGGAAATCTATGACCGGGTCGCTTTCGCGGGAGTGGGAAAATACAGCGAGTTCGAGAATCTCCGGAAGGCGGGCATCCGGTACGCGGATCTCAAGGGCTTCATGTACAGCCGGGAAGACGTGACCGGTCGTTCTCTGGCCAACGCCTACTCCGAGCTTCTGGGAAACGCGTTCAGCCAGGAGATGAAACCGATGGAAGTGGAGATCCTGCTGGCCGATCTGGGAACGGACGATCGGCCGAACGAAATCTACCGGATCTCCTTCGACGGATCCATTTTCGACGAGTCTCTGGTCAGTGTGGTGGGCGGACGCTCGGATCAGCTCAAGACCTTTTTGAAAGAGCGGGTCCGCCCCGGGGTCACCCTGCGGGAAGGGCTCTCCCTGGTCCGGTCGGGGTTCCTGGAACAGAACGAAAACGGTCACCCGGTGATGAACATCGAGGCGGCCATTCTGGAGCGATCCGCAACGGGGCGTTGTTTCCGGCGTTTTTCTCCGGAAGAGGTGTCCCGGCTTTTGTCAACAGACCCGTAA
- a CDS encoding proteasome accessory factor PafA2 family protein: MVRRIFGLESEYGFVFQNKSQKAYPPERALEFLFQGILMNSWSRDAFLPNGARIYQDTGSHPEYSTPECDRVRDVVVHDKAGERILSRALDFAFDHLHEEGVDGSLFVLKNNTDSAGNSYGCHENYLIDRNVTFWRLSRTLIPFFVTRQIFAGAGGLVPDGEGKVMFVLSPRALHIREKISCSTTSSRPIINTRDEPHADPQKYRRLHIIVGDSNMSELSNYLKVGATALVLQVIEEGGLHDRMSLEDPIRSIREISLDPTLTRKVRLEGGREMTALEIQWEYLDSVRSFLSREGPIPAASREILDLWERVLSELGRDPEHLSREMDWCIKFRTMVQYREAKGLDWSHPVLSMLDYQYHDVHVDRGLYNRLVRSGRVDRMVEEEEVLCAMEVPPQTTRAKLRGAHIRQAMKEHRSFTVDWTYMRLNDPPQETVHWSDPFRNWENGSTE, from the coding sequence ATGGTGCGGAGGATTTTCGGTCTTGAAAGCGAATATGGTTTCGTTTTCCAAAACAAGAGCCAGAAAGCCTATCCGCCCGAACGCGCCCTCGAGTTTCTTTTTCAGGGCATCCTCATGAACTCCTGGTCGCGGGACGCCTTTCTTCCAAACGGTGCCCGGATTTACCAGGACACCGGCAGCCATCCCGAATACTCAACCCCCGAATGCGACCGGGTCCGGGATGTGGTTGTCCATGACAAGGCCGGGGAGAGGATTCTGTCCCGGGCGCTGGATTTCGCGTTCGACCATCTGCACGAGGAAGGGGTCGACGGCTCTCTCTTCGTTCTGAAGAACAATACGGATTCAGCCGGAAATTCCTACGGTTGCCACGAAAACTATCTCATCGACCGGAATGTGACCTTCTGGCGTCTCTCCCGGACCCTTATCCCGTTTTTCGTCACCCGGCAGATTTTTGCCGGTGCCGGCGGGCTTGTTCCGGACGGAGAGGGGAAGGTGATGTTTGTCCTTTCCCCCCGGGCCCTCCATATCCGGGAAAAGATCTCCTGCTCCACGACCAGCTCGCGTCCCATCATCAATACCCGGGACGAGCCCCACGCCGACCCGCAGAAGTACCGGAGACTCCACATCATCGTGGGGGATTCGAACATGAGCGAACTCAGCAATTACCTGAAGGTCGGCGCAACGGCCCTGGTGCTGCAGGTGATCGAGGAAGGGGGACTCCATGACCGGATGTCTCTGGAGGACCCCATCCGGTCGATCCGGGAAATTTCGCTCGATCCCACCCTGACCCGGAAAGTGCGTCTCGAAGGAGGAAGAGAGATGACCGCTCTCGAGATCCAGTGGGAATATCTCGACTCTGTCCGCTCGTTTTTGTCCCGGGAAGGACCGATCCCGGCCGCGTCCCGGGAGATTCTGGATCTCTGGGAACGGGTCCTGTCTGAACTGGGGCGGGATCCGGAGCATTTGTCCCGGGAGATGGACTGGTGCATCAAGTTCCGGACAATGGTCCAGTACCGGGAAGCGAAGGGTCTGGACTGGTCCCATCCGGTCCTGTCGATGCTCGACTATCAATATCATGATGTACATGTGGACCGGGGGCTGTATAATAGACTGGTTCGGTCGGGCCGGGTGGACCGGATGGTGGAAGAGGAGGAGGTCCTTTGCGCCATGGAAGTCCCTCCGCAGACGACCCGGGCCAAATTGCGGGGAGCGCATATCCGCCAGGCGATGAAGGAACACCGGTCCTTTACCGTCGACTGGACGTACATGAGACTGAACGATCCGCCACAGGAAACCGTGCACTGGTCGGATCCCTTTCGAAACTGGGAGAATGGAAGTACCGAATGA
- a CDS encoding MFS transporter — protein MNAQGEDRTDGRKHPLTVLFGLTSLFADFSYEMAHVILPLWLMTLGGSAMTLSLLEIVSEFCRIGGSLVARRPAPAASPVGRIRLGYTLSMIASPLMALAGAPWHLILLKGVSWFGKGIRGPSRDALLSLTLPSASLPASFATIRALDQTGGILGPLFAVLFLGKVSSPTLLEWTIFPGIACVWFAFRATRKALESPAVSTFPPPPGKNPAPLHRTFLLFLSAHFLIRMGLFPATLLMFEYGKNTGQERLMGAGFVLASVAHVLAAILLSGSRKRSPWNLVFSGSVLLILALSCLGGGDNRVGFYLGGMILWGIADVLISVGSKSLTGVLSDASGRLNAYAWLEISGALGMLVLQPAVSGLWDAGKLSEGFWAGAAAAAGGLVLLAGAQMSRPKDLESAGRNQRVE, from the coding sequence ATGAACGCGCAGGGGGAAGACCGCACGGACGGGCGAAAACACCCCCTGACAGTCCTGTTCGGCCTGACCAGCCTCTTTGCCGACTTTTCCTATGAAATGGCCCATGTCATCCTTCCGCTGTGGCTCATGACGCTGGGTGGAAGCGCCATGACGCTCTCCCTGCTCGAAATCGTCTCCGAATTCTGCCGGATCGGAGGAAGTCTTGTCGCCCGCAGACCCGCTCCGGCCGCCTCTCCTGTCGGACGGATCCGGCTCGGCTACACGCTGTCCATGATCGCCTCTCCTCTGATGGCCCTTGCCGGAGCACCCTGGCACCTGATCCTCCTGAAAGGGGTGTCCTGGTTTGGCAAAGGGATCCGGGGCCCTTCCCGCGATGCCCTCCTTTCTCTGACTCTTCCGTCCGCTTCCCTTCCGGCATCGTTTGCCACAATTCGGGCGCTGGATCAGACAGGAGGCATTCTCGGCCCCCTTTTCGCCGTTCTCTTTCTGGGAAAGGTCTCCTCCCCGACCCTCCTGGAATGGACAATCTTTCCGGGAATCGCCTGCGTCTGGTTCGCGTTCCGCGCAACCCGGAAAGCCCTCGAATCCCCTGCTGTGTCCACGTTTCCGCCCCCGCCCGGGAAGAATCCCGCTCCTCTCCATCGCACCTTTCTTCTGTTTCTGTCGGCTCATTTTCTCATCCGGATGGGACTTTTTCCGGCGACGCTACTGATGTTTGAATACGGAAAAAATACCGGGCAGGAACGCCTGATGGGGGCCGGATTCGTCCTGGCCAGTGTCGCCCATGTTCTGGCCGCCATCCTGCTGTCGGGAAGCCGGAAAAGATCTCCCTGGAATCTCGTCTTTTCCGGCTCTGTCCTGCTCATTCTGGCCCTCTCCTGCCTGGGAGGGGGGGACAACCGGGTCGGATTCTATCTGGGCGGCATGATCCTGTGGGGCATTGCCGACGTCCTGATCAGCGTCGGATCCAAGAGCCTGACCGGCGTTCTTTCGGATGCGTCAGGAAGGCTCAACGCCTATGCCTGGCTCGAAATTTCGGGGGCCCTGGGGATGCTGGTTCTCCAGCCCGCGGTTTCAGGTCTGTGGGATGCCGGAAAGCTGTCCGAAGGATTCTGGGCGGGGGCGGCTGCCGCGGCCGGGGGGCTCGTGTTGCTTGCGGGAGCGCAGATGTCTCGGCCAAAAGACCTTGAATCGGCCGGACGGAATCAGCGGGTGGAGTAG
- a CDS encoding sodium/calcium exchanger membrane region, protein MTTGTGSDILTLLVGFSLILTGSVLFSRTAEHLVETLFRGHPLGMRVLGILSLSLPEALLPLMAFWSTQKGFSHSQDASLEIGVGAILGAPSFLLLLLWPFYLFRTGRPGKNLPQSAQLRREIPALVVALAIALLAGMTHSGPLHLAAAAVLLLLFLFSLSALRSDPADPPAPPVSNPSRLFLETALFLGASVLIVAGPRVFLAGLFDWQNIHPGPAPFWVSMVLSALATESPEALALFFLLQKGERNHAFQIVWGAIGFQLTIPPAIGLVLSPWNLTLRHDAMGFVLLAVLVVSWGTARQKP, encoded by the coding sequence ATGACCACAGGGACAGGGTCCGACATCCTGACGCTTCTGGTTGGATTCTCCCTGATTCTGACCGGGAGCGTCCTTTTTTCCCGCACGGCCGAACACCTTGTGGAGACTCTCTTCCGGGGACATCCTCTCGGCATGCGGGTCCTGGGGATCCTCTCCCTCTCCTTGCCGGAAGCCCTCCTTCCGCTGATGGCCTTCTGGTCCACCCAAAAGGGATTTTCGCACTCCCAGGATGCGTCCCTGGAGATTGGCGTCGGCGCGATTCTGGGGGCTCCGTCCTTTCTTCTCCTTCTTTTGTGGCCCTTCTACCTCTTTCGGACGGGTCGCCCCGGAAAGAACCTCCCGCAATCCGCACAACTCCGAAGGGAAATCCCGGCCCTGGTTGTTGCCCTGGCGATCGCCCTCCTGGCGGGAATGACCCATTCGGGCCCCCTGCACCTTGCCGCTGCCGCTGTTCTCCTTCTCCTCTTTCTCTTTTCTCTCTCCGCCCTCCGCTCTGATCCGGCCGACCCGCCGGCGCCCCCCGTGTCGAACCCCTCCCGGCTGTTTCTCGAAACCGCTCTTTTTCTCGGGGCGTCCGTTCTGATCGTGGCCGGACCACGGGTTTTTCTGGCGGGTCTTTTTGACTGGCAAAACATCCACCCCGGTCCTGCCCCCTTCTGGGTTTCGATGGTCCTGTCCGCACTGGCCACCGAATCCCCCGAAGCTCTGGCGCTCTTCTTTCTCCTGCAAAAAGGCGAGAGGAACCATGCCTTCCAGATCGTCTGGGGAGCCATCGGGTTTCAGCTCACCATCCCGCCGGCCATCGGTCTCGTCCTGTCCCCCTGGAACCTGACCCTTCGGCACGATGCCATGGGATTCGTCCTTCTGGCAGTTCTGGTCGTCAGCTGGGGGACGGCAAGGCAGAAACCATGA
- a CDS encoding sel1 repeat family protein produces the protein MKGKISNRELQRYPSGDGCKPDERKRGKERAILLLLGTLFLLFLSRPARAQTCEPRAAAMSGNAEAENLLGLAYIDGKKGCVQNSERGIRWLKKAAAAGSQNAVDNLCWAYGGGYMPDKNGNRVANPLLPVQPAKESYWCGKSDIPE, from the coding sequence GTGAAAGGAAAGATTTCGAACAGAGAATTGCAAAGATACCCGTCCGGGGACGGGTGCAAACCGGACGAGAGAAAACGGGGGAAAGAGAGGGCCATACTTCTTCTCCTGGGCACCCTGTTCTTGCTTTTTCTCTCCCGTCCCGCCCGGGCCCAGACCTGTGAACCCCGGGCCGCCGCCATGAGCGGAAACGCCGAAGCCGAAAACTTGTTGGGGCTCGCTTACATCGACGGCAAGAAGGGATGCGTTCAGAACAGCGAACGGGGAATCCGGTGGCTCAAGAAAGCGGCCGCGGCCGGCAGCCAGAACGCGGTCGACAACCTTTGCTGGGCCTATGGGGGAGGATACATGCCGGACAAGAACGGAAATCGCGTGGCCAATCCTCTTCTTCCCGTCCAGCCTGCCAAAGAATCCTACTGGTGCGGCAAATCCGATATTCCCGAATAG
- the thpD gene encoding ectoine hydroxylase, with product MPFRLEDRYPTRKNPEPVWMDRPVPVLYPGYRTPSPLSAEQASQFDRDGFLVLPRIYSEEEVRVLQEEVERLRTDPEVRASEKTIREPQGDAVRSVFAIHRDNPLFSRVAADERIAGVARFLLGGDVYIHQSRLNYKPGFKGKEFYWHSDFETWHAEDGMPDMRAVSCSILLTDNTTSNGPLMLIPGSHRHFIHCVGQTPENHYRQSLRKQEYGVPDHASLKKLADLYGITEVTAPAGSAIFFDCNIMHGSNSNITPYPRTNLFYVYNHTGNALQEGLRTRPPRPDFVAESQNFTPLAIRPERFA from the coding sequence ATGCCATTTCGACTGGAAGACCGGTACCCCACCCGCAAAAACCCTGAACCCGTCTGGATGGACAGGCCGGTTCCCGTGCTGTATCCGGGATACCGGACCCCCTCTCCCCTTTCCGCCGAGCAGGCCAGTCAGTTTGACCGGGACGGATTTCTCGTTTTGCCCCGGATCTATTCGGAAGAGGAAGTGCGGGTCTTACAGGAGGAGGTCGAGCGATTAAGAACGGATCCCGAGGTCCGGGCCTCGGAAAAAACAATCCGGGAACCGCAGGGAGACGCTGTGCGCTCGGTGTTCGCGATACACCGCGACAATCCCCTGTTTTCCCGCGTGGCAGCGGACGAGAGAATTGCGGGAGTCGCGCGCTTCCTCCTGGGAGGAGATGTCTATATTCACCAGTCCCGCCTGAACTACAAACCGGGATTCAAGGGAAAAGAGTTTTACTGGCACTCGGATTTCGAGACATGGCATGCGGAAGACGGCATGCCCGACATGAGGGCGGTGAGCTGTTCCATCCTCCTGACCGACAACACCACCTCCAACGGCCCCCTGATGCTGATTCCCGGCTCCCATCGCCACTTCATCCATTGCGTCGGACAAACCCCCGAGAATCATTACCGGCAATCCCTGCGAAAACAGGAGTATGGCGTTCCGGACCACGCAAGCCTCAAAAAACTCGCCGACCTGTATGGAATCACGGAAGTGACGGCACCGGCGGGGAGCGCAATTTTCTTTGACTGCAACATCATGCACGGGTCCAACAGCAACATCACACCCTATCCGCGCACAAATCTTTTTTATGTCTACAACCATACAGGAAATGCCTTGCAGGAAGGACTTCGGACGCGCCCTCCGAGACCGGATTTCGTCGCCGAATCCCAAAACTTCACCCCTCTTGCGATTCGTCCGGAGCGCTTTGCCTGA
- a CDS encoding ectoine synthase — protein MIVRTLEEAEQSERRVVTPAWESTRLLLKNDRMGFSFHITTIYANTETHICYQNHLEAVYCISGEGEVETLADGVVHKIRPGTLYVLDRHDDHLLRGISEMKLACVFNPPLSGKEVHDEKGVYPLEAEPIS, from the coding sequence ATGATTGTCCGAACATTGGAAGAAGCCGAACAAAGCGAGCGAAGGGTGGTGACGCCTGCCTGGGAAAGCACACGCCTGCTCCTGAAAAATGACAGGATGGGCTTTTCATTCCATATCACGACCATCTACGCCAATACCGAAACCCACATCTGCTACCAGAACCACCTGGAAGCCGTTTATTGCATCAGCGGAGAAGGAGAGGTCGAGACACTGGCCGACGGCGTGGTCCATAAAATTCGGCCTGGAACGCTCTATGTTCTCGATCGGCACGACGACCACCTGTTAAGAGGCATTTCGGAGATGAAGCTCGCCTGTGTCTTCAACCCTCCCCTGAGCGGAAAAGAAGTGCATGACGAAAAGGGGGTCTACCCGCTGGAGGCCGAACCCATCTCCTGA